The Musa acuminata AAA Group cultivar baxijiao unplaced genomic scaffold, Cavendish_Baxijiao_AAA HiC_scaffold_319, whole genome shotgun sequence sequence ATGCATATTGTATGCACATCGGGTGGCACAAATTGCATAGTATCATAAATAGCTATTCCTGATACTACCCATCCGCCGGGAGAgtttataaacaaaaaaagatcCCTAGTATTATCTTCTATACTGAGATATACCATGAGACCAACAATTTGATTTGAGATCTCGCTATTAACCTCTTGACCTAAAAAAAGTAATCTTTCTCGATGAAGTCGGTTGATTAGGACAAaattggttcctttaggaactgtaCGTGCACCTTTGGATGCATACGGTTCAAAAAAATTGCGAAAAAAGAATCAATGTGTCGATTccagttctattttttttttttttttttctgtaataggtttttgtttttctaataaAGCTTCCATTTTTAAAAAGACATGAGATGAGTTTTGGCTTCCTTAcctataaaaaaagaatttactGAACTTATTGAAATTGAACAAATCTCTCTCATTGATGTATTGTTTCATCGACATTCAAATCACGatgtaattttcttgtttctgaaTGGGCCTTTTCAATTCTTTTAGGTTCATGTTCTACTCCGGGAAAAGATCTGTCCGAATTCCATTTGCACATATAGGGCAAATGGTCTCAGTACCACTTCTTTTTGTtacgacttttttttttcaattcgttTCATGCCTTTCCCCAATCATTCGATGTACTCATCATACTATTCCGTTGGTTATTGGTTGGACGTTTGAAATCACTCCTATAATAAGGATAAGAATCGTTTATGATACAAGCGGTAATCATACATTACATGGATTACCAATTTGGTATTTTCTGAACGGAGCctggatactttattactttattttatctggatactttattactttattttatttttatttttccaagtCAACCATAAATTCTCCTAATTgatcctcaaaataaataaattgatctaaTTGCACTTCACGCTCCGAATGATTGATGGTTCACTCAATACAATATTTCTTAGGCGAAACAGAGGATATTTCGATCGAGGGAGAGAACGGGTAAATTCCATATAACCCAATATGTCTGACAAGTCGCACTATAAGTCAACCCAAACTGCATCTTCCTCTCCAGGACTCCGAAAAGGTACTTTTGGAACACCAACGGgcattaaattaaagaaaaaattgagTACTATACTTCACTTTAATGTGGAAACATAACAATGGCTTTATCGTCTTCATCCCTTTTTCTGTTTATTGTATTTTATACATAGATTTTTATACATAAATTGGAAGGTTTATTTTATAGAGTAAGACAGAATGAATAAAGAAAAATTTTAACTAACGGATCAATCGTTGGAGTAATAAACAAGTATCTATGCATTCGTTTCCCGAAAGTAGAACTAATCCTCCCATTGCGTATTGGTACTTATCGGGTATAGAATAGATCTGCTTCTCTTTGTTCTTACGAACAGAATTGTTCCATTATTTTCAATGGAACGGAATAAAAATTAACCCTTTCTCATACGGAATCTACTGAAAAGGTTAGATACATAGTATAGTCTTTTCCAATGCGATAAAATAAAGTGACATAGTgtctatttttctttgataaaGGGGTATTTCCATGGGTTTGCCTTGGTATCGTGTTCATACTGTCGTATTGAATGATCCCGGTCGATTGCTTTCTGTCCATATAATGCATACAGCCCTAGTTGCTGGTTGGGCCGGTTCGATGGCTTTATACGAATTAGCGGTTTTTGATCCCTCTGACCCCGCTCTTGATCCAATGTGGAGACAAGGTATGTTCGTTATACCCTTCATGACTCGTTTAGGAATAACCAATTCGTGGGGTGGTTGGAGTATTTCAGGAGGAACTGTAACGAATCCCGGTATTTGGAGTTATGAAGGTGTGGCAGGGGCACATATTGTGTTTTCTGGCTTGTGCTTCTTGGCAGCTATCTGGCATTGGGTGTATTGGGACCTAGAAATATTCTGTGATGAACGTACGGGCAAACCATCTTTGGATTTGCCTAAGATCTTTGGAATTCATTTATTTCTCTCAGGGTTGGCTTGCTTTGGCTTTGGCGCATTTCATGTAACAGGTTTGTATGGTCCTGGAATATGGGTGTCCGATCCTTATGGACTAACTGGAAAAGTACAACCCGTAAGTCCAGCGTGGGGCGCAGAAGGCTTTGATCCTTTTGTTCCCGGAGGAATAGCCTCTCATCATATTGCAGCGGGTACATTGGGCATATTAGCAGGCTTATTCCATCTTAGTGTCCGTCCGCCTCAACGTCTATACAAAGGATTACGTATGGGCAATATTGAAACTGTACTTTCCAGTAGTATCGCTGCTGTTTTTTTTGCAGCTTTCGTTGTTGCTGGAACTATGTGGTATGGTTCAGCAACTACCCCAATCGAATTATTTGGTCCCACTCGTTATCAGTGGGATCAGGGATACTTTCAGCAAGAAATATATCGAAGAGTTAGCGCCGGACTAGCCCA is a genomic window containing:
- the LOC135657868 gene encoding photosystem II CP47 reaction center protein, whose protein sequence is MGLPWYRVHTVVLNDPGRLLSVHIMHTALVAGWAGSMALYELAVFDPSDPALDPMWRQGMFVIPFMTRLGITNSWGGWSISGGTVTNPGIWSYEGVAGAHIVFSGLCFLAAIWHWVYWDLEIFCDERTGKPSLDLPKIFGIHLFLSGLACFGFGAFHVTGLYGPGIWVSDPYGLTGKVQPVSPAWGAEGFDPFVPGGIASHHIAAGTLGILAGLFHLSVRPPQRLYKGLRMGNIETVLSSSIAAVFFAAFVVAGTMWYGSATTPIELFGPTRYQWDQGYFQQEIYRRVSAGLAQNLSLSEAWSKIPEKLAFYDYIGNNPAKGGLFRAGSMDNGDGIAVGWLGHPVFRDKEGRELFVRRMPTFFETFPVVLVDGDGIVRADVPFRRAESKYSVEQVGVTVEFYGGELNGVSYSDPATVKKYARRAQLGEIFELDRATLKSDGVFRSSPRGWFTFGHATFALLFFFGHIWHGARTLFRDVFAGIDPDLDAQVEFGAFQKLGDPTTKRQVV